Proteins co-encoded in one Aspergillus flavus chromosome 2, complete sequence genomic window:
- a CDS encoding uncharacterized protein (fungal protein of unknown function-domain containing protein): MSEAFELPNAKRVRRNEILSPSSSRSPSPQPEDTLASGYERLGALLNLDSLIQPEQQPEQTDTQATKVNEEEEEEEQEFEFRLFSAPVRDSTATATRDAGSAATEGEKNDVGAVGTQKLRIRLRSPTPGARGPDDGGFVKPFRGWEYYFSAPGLLSGSKEDDPKLALRRKQFEDVAVSGEQMGEWAKVPWPGCHLPWRVIHWKRHQTKLPREDTTTAVFIAEPQIRDPKSRKKPGKKRRLQLRKRLAVAERAKETDAEKRNRKNRERKIKRRQKAREMKAATAASAASGQSQGTPAIEGDDASSQDSD; encoded by the exons ATGTCCGAGGCGTTCGAACTTCCGAACGCGAAACG CGTTCGTCGCAATGAAATTCTTTCTCCGTCGTCGTCACGGTCTCCCTCGCCTCAGCCTGAAGATACACTTGCCAGTGGGTACGAGCGACTAGGTGCATTGCTTAACCTTGATTCCTTGATTCAGCCCGAACAACAACCGGAACAAACAGATACCCAAGCTACCAAAGTAaacgaggaggaagaagaagaggagcaaGAATTCGAGTTCCGACTTTTCAGCGCGCCAGTTCGGGACTCTACTGCGACTGCTACACGAGATGCGGGTTCTGCTGCCacagagggagagaagaatgacGTTGGGGCGGTAGGGACACAGAAGTTGCGGATTCGATTACGGTCTCCGACGCCTGGAGCTAGGGGTCCTGATGATGGGGGGTTCGTGAAGCCGTTCCGCGGATGGGAGTATTACTTTTCTGCGCCGGGGTTGCTTTCTGGGTCGAAGGAGGATGATCCGAAGCTTGCACTCAGGAGGAAACAATTTGAGGATGTCGCTGTTAGTGGAGAGCAAATGGGGGAGTGGGCAAAGGTTCCTTGG CCTGGATGTCACTTGCCGTGGCGTGTGATTCATTGGAAAAGGCATCAGACGAAATTGCCCCGAGAGGATACTACTACCGCTGTGTTCATCGCCGAGCCTCAGATCAGAGATCCCAAGTCTCGGAAGAAGCCGGGCAAAAAGCGACGGCTCCAGCTTCGCAAGCGTCTGGCAGTGGCGGAGCGGGCCAAGGAAACGGACGCTGAGAAACGGAATCGCAAGAACCGGGAGAGGAAGATTAAGCGGAGACAGAAggcaagagaaatgaaagcGGCGACGGCAGCCTCGGCAGCCTCGGGACAAAGCCAGGGCACACCTGCTATCGAAGGGGACGATGCTTCATCGCAGGACAGTGATTGA
- a CDS encoding BTB/POZ protein: MLTAPPTYTHLDGEFPLVLFFSFSGSMPKKGFKKKRLRLAQQPADSQAADPQAEMASGSASSEQKEVSLCQEESSSQEVGDLSASIKKFFISSDFSDLTICTADQEFKVHRLIVCGQSAYFSRVFKANWTESVDNKIQLKSDDPRAVEAMIHFMYGFEYDSSGSDLGRVSPMLFNINVYQVADKFEVPQLKQKAKDKFETIARTCWEMDDYPIAISEAYQRTHKGDRGLRDILVSISHEHLEKLLENEDFRTVLEEVLGFAADLVRHSPGNTGVKKYRCPNCNFNWMLGHSARNISYGCPNCSSERSNWDDFIVKG, from the exons ATGTTGACTGCGCCGCCCACTTATACTCACTTAGACGGAGAATTTCCCCTCgttttgttcttctctttctcaggTTCCATGCCAAAGAAAGGGTTCAAAAAGAAACGGCTTCGGTTAGCCCAACAACCAGCTGATTCTCAAGCGGCCGATCCACAAGCAGAAATGGCTTCAGGGTCGGCAAGTAGTGAACAGAAGGAGGTCAGCCTTTGTCAGGAAGAAAGTTCTAGTCAAGAGGTCGGTGATTTATCTGCTAGTATCAAGAA GTTCTTTATCTCGTCCGACTTTTCCGACCTGACCATATGCACAGCGGACCAAGAATTCAAAGTCCATCGACTGATTGTCTGTGGGCAGTCTGCGTATTTCTCCCGAGTGTTCAAGGCAAATTGGACG GAATCCGTTGATAACAAGATCCAACTCAAGAGCGATGATCCGCGCGCTGTAGAAGCCATGATCCATTTTATGTACGGATTCGAGTACGACAGCAGCGGTAGTGACCTTGGTCGCGTTTCACCCATGCTATTCAATATCAATGTATATCAAGTTGCCGACAAATTTGAGGTTCCACAGCTCAAGCAAAAGGCCAAAGACAAGTTCGAAACAATTGCCAGGACATGCTGGGAAATGGACGACTACCCTATAGCCATCTCGGAGGCATACCAGCGTACCCACAAGGGAGACAGAGGTCTTCGCGATATCCTTGTGAGCATTTCCCATGAACATCTTGAGAAGTTGCTGGAGAATGAAGATTTTCGGACGGTACTCGAGGAGGTTCTGGGCTTTGCAGCCGACCTGGTTCGGCATTCACCAGGAAATACCGGTGTCAAAAAATACCGGTGTCCAAACTGTAACTTTAACTGGATGCTGGGACACTCTGCCAGGAACATTAGCTACGGATGTCCAAACTGTTCGTCAGAACGAAGTAACTGGGATGACTTCATTGTTAAAGGTTGA
- a CDS encoding late endosomal/lysosomal adaptor and MAPK and MTOR activator-domain-containing protein, protein MGVCASCLGVGRRDSQDSESSQRLLDDDIYQPGYGYGALNNSTQGNHPDTGYLKREREALEAICQRTSDSVIDIWSLQPQPHLQPRATLRGPVSPASSRAGTKDDVPVRITTTPPASEAGSSAQKPGSPKPGAVPKHWGEVVINPRKGKSQQPDDNARDVFGVLKVT, encoded by the exons ATGGGTGTCTGTGCTTCGTGTCTGGGGGTTGGTCGCCGGGACAGTCAGGAT TCTGAGTCCTCCCAACGTCTCCTCGACGACGATATCTACCAGCCTGGTTATGGATATGGCGCGCTAAACAATTCCACCCAAGGCAATCACCCCGATACCGGATACTTGAAGCGTGAACGAGAAGCGCTCGAAGCTATCTGCCAACGGACGTCAGA TTCCGTTATCGATATCTGGTCCCTCCAGCCCCAACCTCATCTACAACCCCGAGCGACTCTCCGCGGTCCCGTGTCCCCAGCTTCCTCTCGAGCCGGCACAAAAGATGATGTTCCCGTAAGGATAACCACCACTCCCCCAGCATCAGAGGCTGGATCCTCCGCCCAGAAGCCTGGCTCTCCGAAACCAGGCGCCGTTCCGAAACACTGGGGTGAGGTGGTCATAAATCCGCGCAAGGGGAAATCGCAGCAGCCCGACGATAATGCCCGCGATGTGTTTGGCGTTTTGAAGGTTACCTAG
- a CDS encoding oxidoreductase (oxidoreductase, short-chain dehydrogenase/reductase family) has product MPGRLEGKVAIITGSGSGFGHGIAKKFVEEGAKVIVAEISKENGEKVAAELNSKFVFADVTSRESWQTLLQTALDTYGQLDIVVNNAGATYSNKPTGQVTDADFDLCMNVNVKSIYLSANVIVPYFEQNNRPGCFVQVSSTAALRPRPGLTWYNASKAAVSIATKTMAVEYGPKKIRFNCVCPVVGSTGMTHLFLGKPDTEENRAAFVSTVPLGRPSTPADVANACSFLASDEAQFITGVDLEVDGGRCV; this is encoded by the exons ATGCCCGGACGTCTAGAAGGTAAAGTCGCCATCATAACAGGCTCCGGCTCAGGCTTCGGCCACGGCATTGCAAAGAAATTCGTCGAAGAGGGCGCGAAAGTCATAGTCGCAGAGATATCCAAAGAGAACGGCGAAAAGGTCGCAGCAGAGCTCAACAGCAAATTCGTCTTTGCAGACGTAACAAGCCGAGAATCCTGGCAAACATTACTCCAGACAGCTCTGGACACGTACGGCCAGCTGGACATTGTAGTCAACAATGCGGGGGCAACCTATTCCAATAAGCCCACAGGCCAGGTCACAGACGCCGACTTTGACCTATGCATGAACGTCAATGTGAAGTCGATCTACCTCTCGGCGAACGTCATTGTACCGTATTTCGAACAGAATAACCGTCCCGGATGTTTTGTCCAGGTTTCTTCTACCGCTGCGCTTCGGCCGCGCCCCGGCTTGACCTGGTATAATGCTTCCAAGGCGGCGGTTAGTATTGCTACCAAGACGATGGCTGTTGAGTATGGGCCAAAGAAGATCCGATTCAATTGCGTTTGTCCTGTTGTTGGGAGTACCGGAAT GACACATCTGTTTCTTGGAAAACCAGATACGGAGGAAAACCGGGCAGCATTTGTATCTACGGTCCCGTTAGGGCGTCCTAGTACCCCGGCGGATGTTGCCAATGCCTGCAGTTTCCTTGCTAGTGATGAGGCGCAGTTTATCACCGGCGTGGACCTAGAG GTCGACGGCGGTCGCTGTGTCTAG
- a CDS encoding ubiquitin-conjugating enzyme h: MSDYEVTLVNDNKFYVRFKGPEETPFSGGHWKIHVELPDQYPYKSPSIGFVNRIFHPNIDELSGSVCLDVINQTWSPMYDMINIFEVFLPQLLRYPNPSDPLNGEAAAMLMREPKSYEAKVKEYVAKYASKEAVDDAGEDTESEDELSSAGSYESGGEEPAGTMDDV; this comes from the exons ATGAGTGACTATGAGGTGACCCTAGTCAATGATAATA AATTTTATGTCCGCTTCAAAGGCCCTGAGGAAA CACCTTTCTCCGGTGGTCACTGGAAGATCCACGTCGAGTTACCCGACCAATACCCCTACAAGAGCCCTAGTATCGGGTTCGTAAATCGGATATTCCACCCCAACATCGACGAGCT TTCCGGATCGGTTTGCCTGGATGTCATCAACCAAACATGGTCACCGATGTACGACATGATCAACATCTTTGAGGTCTTCCTTCCACAACTCCTGCGCTATCCGAACCCATCGGACCCACTAAACGGTGAAGCTGCCGCAATGCTGATGAGGGAACCTAAGAGTTACGAGGCCAAGGTGAAGG AATACGTGGCAAAGTACGCTAGCAAAGAGGCCGTCGACGATGCCGGAGAAGACACAGAGTCTGAAGATGAACTCAGTTCCGCGGGCAGCTACGAATCCGGCGGGGAAGAACCAGCCGGTACGATGGACGATGTGTAA
- a CDS encoding putative phosphopentothenoylcysteine decarboxylase: MTVDLRADHSFSAVSSTVANAPWPTEMEVDGGGEKVVENKERSAITSHELPNNDVASPARRRKRLLLSTESAFVDNVLSSLVQHPDIELRLITDEPSALLSGANKVPHYMDTVDSQTFEKKTGARRWLKAKAAELCEWADMLLVAPIDAGTLGSMLYGLTNTLTLALLRGWISSKPVVLIPGMTVSEWHHPLNARQLQEVDQHWPWVSVITPVLMKSNNPEELVQLPWGGLVELHETIESTLGLSFSHSSTESIQSSEASKVSSGEQASLSTTATTSRHPPHRSDKGARSLPMELWLNIFEDHLRDWEIAKAVGIPTNLSVPKEWQSHLLKMSAPASLEYTILRGSFAAIKKRIDSLPRWKPISDLACHLIFKFSRTDILSYLTENHLDLLWTTSRLTNVPYRASAIYGNPNILTWWRDAPALPTKEYIADAMDGASRAGFVNVLEWWRTSGLELRYTERALESASAEGRVSVLDWWKKASANAPPSDPIPLKVGKSVLLAAQSGRTASLAWWDASGIPYSHAESVARIASTHGHVHVLDFWYRLKGAKMIFDSQVLVGPTKNGHDNVLEWWRQSGLRVEFKTCDIEEALEDADPVSGAEERVRRWWARNGLNLGVGTSEWMKTKVL; encoded by the coding sequence ATGACAGTTGACCTCCGAGCAGATCACTCATTCAGTGCTGTCTCAAGTACTGTCGCAAACGCTCCGTGGCCAACTGAAATGGAGGTTGATGGAGGCGGGGAAAAAGTAGTTGAGAATAAAGAGCGTTCCGCCATCACATCGCACGAACTGCCGAACAATGATGTTGCCTCGCCGGCGCGCCGCCGGAAACGCTTGCTGCTATCTACAGAAAGCGCCTTTGTCGACAATGTGCTCTCGTCCCTCGTTCAACATCCTGACATCGAGTTACGACTGATTACGGACGAACCGTCCGCGCTTCTCTCCGGTGCGAACAAGGTTCCCCACTACATGGACACAGTAGATAGTCAGACTTTTGAGAAGAAAACAGGTGCTCGGAGGTGGCTGAAGGCCAAGGCTGCAGAACTTTGCGAATGGGCGGATATGCTCCTTGTTGCTCCCATAGACGCTGGAACGTTGGGATCGATGCTATATGGCCTGACCAACACGTTGACACTTGCGCTTCTCCGCGGTTGGATATCCTCAAAACCTGTCGTCCTAATACCGGGCATGACTGTATCAGAATGGCACCACCCATTAAATGCTAGACAGCTTCAGGAGGTAGACCAACATTGGCCGTGGGTTAGTGTGATAACACCTGTGTTGATGAAATCCAATAATCCCGAGGAACTCGTCCAGCTTCCTTGGGGTGGCTTAGTGGAGCTTCATGAAACCATCGAATCAACCCTAGGcttgtctttttctcattcttcaACGGAATCCATTCAGTCATCCGAAGCTTCGAAAGTTTCTTCGGGAGAGCAAGCATCCCTTAGCACGACTGCTACGACTTCACGACACCCCCCTCATCGGTCCGATAAGGGCGCACGGTCGTTACCAATGGAACTATGGTTGAATATATTCGAGGACCACTTGCGAGATTGGGAGATCGCAAAAGCAGTCGGTATCCCAACGAATCTTTCTGTTCCTAAGGAATGGCAAAGTCACCTTCTTAAGATGTCGGCCCCTGCCTCCCTCGAATATACAATTCTCCGGGGCTCCTTCGCTGCAATCAAGAAACGTATTGATAGCTTGCCACGCTGGAAACCCATCTCCGATCTTGCCTGCCACCTGATCTTCAAATTCTCACGAACCGACATTCTTTCATACCTGACGGAGAACCACCTTGATCTTTTATGGACAACTTCTCGCCTCACTAACGTACCATACCGTGCGTCTGCTATTTATGGAAACCCTAACATTCTAACATGGTGGCGTGATGCCCCCGCACTTCCTACCAAGGAGTACATCGCCGATGCAATGGATGGTGCCTCTCGCGCCGGCTTCGTCAATGTCCTCGAATGGTGGCGTACTTCCGGTCTCGAACTCCGGTACACTGAGCGAGCCCTCGAGTCAGCCAGCGCGGAAGGCCGTGTGTCCGTTCTAGACTGGTGGAAGAAAGCCTCCGCGAACGCACCCCCATCGGACCCCATCCCCCTCAAAGTCGGAAAATCCGTCCTCCTAGCAGCACAATCAGGCCGCACAGCATCCCTCGCCTGGTGGGACGCCTCAGGCATCCCCTACAGCCACGCCGAATCAGTTGCCCGCATCGCCAGCACGCACGGCCACGTCCACGTGCTCGACTTCTGGTACCGACTCAAAGGCGCCAAGATGATCTTCGACTCGCAGGTCCTTGTCGGGCCGACAAAGAACGGACACGACAACGTTCTCGAATGGTGGCGACAGAGCGGTCTCCGCGTCGAGTTTAAGACGTGCGATATCGAAGAGGCCCTCGAAGATGCAGACCCCGTGTCCGGTGCTGAAGAAAGAGTTCGGCGGTGGTGGGCTCGCAATGGACTCAACCTTGGCGTGGGGACGAGCGAATGGATGAAAACGAAAGTGTTGTGA